A genomic window from Silene latifolia isolate original U9 population chromosome Y, ASM4854445v1, whole genome shotgun sequence includes:
- the LOC141628103 gene encoding uncharacterized protein LOC141628103 yields the protein MKGCAWADYNAPLDCSWSWKKIVQVKDLFKSGYSGNVWQHRPSSYTIASGYKWLQGSRPKVLWRFICCNPLNVPRTSFIYWASLQKRLLTRDRLVQMGICQDVLCCLCGKEPETHDHIFKGCEFTRKCLALMKLKLRINFSEHDMVSWFSARSRCSVLQKLFTGACYVGLIYVVWSARNKARLLLQRVIQPMVLVQHIWKEVMERWKARNKRLLKPHDQQWISSIS from the coding sequence ATGAAAGGGTGTGCCTGGGCTGACTATAATGCTCCTTTGGACTGCAGCTGGTCATGGAAGAAAATAGTCCAGGTTAAGGACTTGTTTAAATCTGGCTATTCTGGTAATGTATGGCAACATAGGCCTTCATCTTACACCATTGCTTCAGGCTACAAATGGCTTCAAGGCTCTAGGCCAAAGGTTCTTTGGAGATTCATTTGCTGTAACCCCCTCAATGTACCTAGGACCTCCTTTATCTACTGGGCAAGCTTGCAAAAGCGTCTCCTCACTAGAGATAGGCTGGTTCAAATGGGGATTTGCCAGGATGTCCTTTGCTGTTTATGTGGGAAAGAGCCTGAGACACATGATCATATTTTCAAGGGGTGTGAATTCACTAGGAAATGCTTGGCTCTAATGAAACTGAAACTTCGAATCAATTTTTCTGAGCATGATATGGTCAGTTGGTTTTCTGCCAGATCACGCTGTAGTGTTTTGCAGAAACTTTTTACAGGTGCTTGTTATGTTGGGCTTATTTATGTTGTATGGTCTGCTAGGAACAAGGCTAGGCTTCTTCTTCAACGGGTTATCCAACCCATGGTACTTGTTCAACATATTTGGAAGGAAGTTATGGAACGATGGAAAGCTAGGAATAAGAGATTACTCAAACCACATGATCAACAGTGGATCTCTTCTATTTCTTAG